Proteins from one Impatiens glandulifera chromosome 2, dImpGla2.1, whole genome shotgun sequence genomic window:
- the LOC124927609 gene encoding receptor-like protein kinase isoform X1 translates to MLPCCLHFGFRGEIPTDLSNCRSLVNLSLLENQLQGEIPSGFGNLQNLRNFFLYSNRLTGQLPTNFWKIPSLENVLVYNNYLSGELPSEMSELKQLRNVSLFNNGFSGVIPYELGVNSNLTQLDFTNNSFTGEIPPNLCLNKQLKRLNMGFNFLQGSIPPDVGLCSSLTRLILKENNLSGVVPFFVENKNLLYMNLGGNSLSGMIPSSLGNLSGITEIDFSMNKLTGVVSSELFGNMVNLGRLNISYNRLEGLLPSYQLSNCTELFDLDLSYNLFNGSIPSFAFRSLKKLSTLNLNGNKLVGGLPAFLLFEIDSLLNLQLGGNMLGGSFPSYEMEATQHHLKRLNVSWNGMTSEIKELGRLSELEELDISHNSLTGTLSYIGGTGPKLVKLNVSYNHFSGQIPETLLKVPNSFPYSFVGNSGLCLICLLPTINNSSCHENPILKSCSQKTPSSSTNSTTKIALIAIGSSVVLIIILVGCFMCFFQRKRKNRDDSNLVDEEEGASSELNRIMLATENLDDKYLIGKGAHGKVYKVSLPNPDHVKQEGVVHYAAKKLVFSGSIRKSMVREIETVGRVRHRNLVKLENFWLRKEYGLILYQYMENGSLHDVLQEISPPRNLEWNERYRIAIGVANGLSYLHHDCDPPIVHRDIKPMNILLDLDMEPHISDFGIAKLLLLDHDQSTAPIQSNAVLSTIGYIAPENAFSINNFSTKSDVYSFGVVLLELITRKKLHGISHHFASCVGRHHDCCRRLGGVEESSFPQSRQRDFGPHY, encoded by the exons ATGCTACCATGTTGTCTTCATTTTGG TTTTCGTGGCGAAATTCCTACCGATCTTAGCAACTGCAGATCCCTGGTGAACCTAAGTCTGTTGGAGAATCAACTTCAGGGGGAAATTCCTAGTGGATTCGGAAACCTGCAAAATTTACGCAATTTCTTCTTATATTCAAATAGATTAACAGGTCAATTACCCACAAACTTCTGGAAGATTCCCAGCCTTGAAAATGTTCTAGTTTACAACAATTACCTTTCAGGTGAGCTGCCTTCTGAGATGTCTGAATTGAAGCAATTGAGAAACGTTTCTTTGTTTAATAACGGGTTTTCTGGTGTCATACCTTACGAATTAGGAGTAAATTCCAATTTGACGCAGCTCGACTTTACTAATAACTCATTCACAGGTGAAATTCCTCCAAATCTTTGTTTGAACAAGCAGTTGAAGAGGTTGAATATGGGTTTTAACTTTCTTCAAGGCAGCATACCTCCAGATGTAGGACTCTGTTCTAGCCTGACCAGACTTATACTCAAAGAAAACAACCTTTCTGGAGTTGTTCCATTTTTCGTGGAAAACAAAAACCTTTTATACATGAATCTTGGTGGTAATAGCTTGTCGGGCATGATTCCTTCCAGCTTGGGGAACTTATCTGGCATTACAGAGATTGATTTTTCAATGAACAAGTTGACGGGTGTTGTGTCATCTGAATTATTTGGAAACATGGTTAATCTTGGAAGATTGAATATTTCTTACAATCGGTTGGAAGGTTTGTTGCCATCTTATCAACTGTCAAACTGTACTGAATTGTTTGACCTTGATTTGAGTTACAATCTTTTCAATGGCTCTATACCCTCTTTTGCTTTTAGAAGCTTGAAGAAGTTGTCGACACTGAATCTCAATGGTAACAAACTAGTTGGAGGTCTTCCTgcttttttgttatttgaaattgattccCTTTTAAATCTGCAGTTGGGCGGGAATATGTTGGGTGGGAGCTTTCCTTCGTACGAAATGGAAGCAACACAACATCATTTGAAAAGACTAAATGTTAGCTGGAATGGTATGACAAGTGAGATTAAGGAACTAGGAAGATTGAGTGAATTGGAGGAGTTGGACATATCTCACAACAGTTTGACAGGAACTTTGTCTTACATTGGTGGAACCGGGCCCAAGTTAGTTAAACTGAATGTTTCTTACAACCATTTCAGTGGCCAGATACCCGAAACATTGTTGAAGGTTCCCAATTCATTCCCTTATTCTTTTGTTGGGAATTCAGGTCTTTGTTTGATATGTCTTCTTCCTACAATCAACAACTCAAGTTGCCATGAAAATCCCATATTAAAGTCTTGCAGCCAGAAAACACCTTCTTCTTCTACTAATAGTACTACTAAAATTGCTTTGATAGCTATTGGATCGTCAGTTGTTCTCATCATCATCCTTGTAGGATGTTTCATGTGTTTCTTtcagaggaagaggaagaaccgaGATGATAGTAACTTGGTAGATGAAGAAGAGGGTGCATCCTCTGAACTGAATAGAATAATGTTAGCTACTGAGAATCTGGATGATAAATACTTGATTGGAAAAGGCGCTCATGGAAAGGTATATAAAGTTTCCCTCCCAAATCCAGATCATGTTAAACAAGAGGGTGTGGTGCATTATGCTGCAAAGAAGCTGGTTTTTTCAGGATCAATAAGAAAAAGTATGGTGAGGGAGATCGAGACAGTTGGGAGGGTGAGGCATAGAAACCTCGTGAAGTTGGAAAATTTCTGGTTGAGAAAGGAATACGGTTTGATCTTATACCAATATATGGAAAACGGAAGCCTTCATGATGTGCTCCAAGAGATAAGTCCACCTCGGAACTTGGAGTGGAATGAACGTTATAGAATTGCAATTGGAGTAGCTAATGGATTGTCGTATCTTCACCACGATTGTGATCCTCCGATAGTGCATAGGGATATCAAACCAATGAATATATTGTTGGATTTGGACATGGAGCCTCATATATCTGATTTTGGCATAGCcaagcttcttcttcttgatcatGATCAATCCACAGCCCCAATTCAATCCAATGCAGTTCTAAGCACAATTGGCTATATAGCACCAG AAAATGCATTTAGCATCAACAACTTTAGCACAAAATCAGATGTGTATAGTTTTGGAGTGGTCTTATTGGAGTTGATAACAAGAAAGAAG CTTCATGGTATTTCCCATCATTTTGCAAGTTGTGTGGGGCGTCATCACGACTGTTGCAGACGGTTGGGCGGTGTGGAGGAAAGCTCCTTTCCACAATCGCGGCAACGTGACTTTGGGCCTCATTATTGA
- the LOC124927609 gene encoding uncharacterized protein LOC124927609 isoform X4: protein MLPCCLHFGFMVFPIILQVVWGVITTVADGWAVWRKAPFHNRGNVTLGLIIDWGTLLLSLAAAAISSDMLDLYIHDRGNKKEDVRMFQAYIVLTFLAWIPTAISSLILLWILPALTISHPVVHPVVGPILADDVGPAPRMTDIQGMPGTKGGLVLRLIQLVLAGISLCVIVTTRNFPMDITSFRYFMVSVVIECTWTLCMAMVDIYALSVGHRLLNRVMMTLFTIGDGVTSILLFAASSGCAGVIYFIQHELDRSSENRCTPFTYAVGLALTSWFFLFLSFFDSTTRKDEKIMDAACMRSSSEWNRFGDSSIVAVLKVTVMEENGDEVMMTVRLYGPNTESREGTASEYGLTSI, encoded by the exons ATGCTACCATGTTGTCTTCATTTTGG CTTCATGGTATTTCCCATCATTTTGCAAGTTGTGTGGGGCGTCATCACGACTGTTGCAGACGGTTGGGCGGTGTGGAGGAAAGCTCCTTTCCACAATCGCGGCAACGTGACTTTGGGCCTCATTATTGATTGG GGGACATTACTGTTATCGCTCGCAGCGGCTGCCATATCGTCCGACATGCTGGACCTTTACATCCATGACCGCGGTAATAAGAAGGAGGATGTAAGGATGTTCCAGGCCTACATTGTCTTGACGTTTTTGGCATGGATTCCGACCGCCATCTCCTCTCTCATTCTGCTGTGGATATTACCAg CGTTGACCATTAGCCATCCAGTCGTGCACCCTGTGGTGGGACCTATACTGGCTGATGATGTGGGACCTGCGCCGAGGATGACCGACATACAGGGTATGCCTGGAACAAAAGGCGGCCTTGTTCTTCGCCTGATTCAGCTTGTCTTGGCGGGTATCTCCCTATGTGTCATCGTCACGACACGGAATTTTCCCATGGACATCACTTCATTCAG ATACTTTATGGTATCTGTCGTCATCGAGTGCACATGGACCCTTTGCATGGCCATGGTGGATATTTATGCCTTGTCGGTCGGGCATAGACTGCTGAATCGCGTTATGATGACATTGTTCACGATCGGTGATGGG GTGACATCGATTCTTCTCTTTGCAGCATCATCCGGGTGCGCTGGAGTGATATACTTTATCCAGCACGAGCTTGATCGGTCTTCGGAGAATCGATGTACACCATTCACGTATGCCGTTGGTCTTGCTTTGACCAGTTGGTTCTTcttgtttttatcattttttg ATTCGACTACGAGAAAAGATGAAAAGATCATGGACGCCGCATGCATGCGAAGCTCAAGCGAATGGAATAGGTTCGGAGATTCTTCTATTGTTGCAGTGTTGAAAGTGACTGTGATGGAGGAAAATGGAGATGAAGTAATGATGACAGTTAGATTGTATGGCCCTAACACAGAATCGCGAGAGGGAACTGCTAGTGAGTATGGCTTGACCTCCATTTGA
- the LOC124927609 gene encoding receptor-like protein kinase isoform X2: MLPCCLHFGFRGEIPTDLSNCRSLVNLSLLENQLQGEIPSGFGNLQNLRNFFLYSNRLTGQLPTNFWKIPSLENVLVYNNYLSGEIPPNLCLNKQLKRLNMGFNFLQGSIPPDVGLCSSLTRLILKENNLSGVVPFFVENKNLLYMNLGGNSLSGMIPSSLGNLSGITEIDFSMNKLTGVVSSELFGNMVNLGRLNISYNRLEGLLPSYQLSNCTELFDLDLSYNLFNGSIPSFAFRSLKKLSTLNLNGNKLVGGLPAFLLFEIDSLLNLQLGGNMLGGSFPSYEMEATQHHLKRLNVSWNGMTSEIKELGRLSELEELDISHNSLTGTLSYIGGTGPKLVKLNVSYNHFSGQIPETLLKVPNSFPYSFVGNSGLCLICLLPTINNSSCHENPILKSCSQKTPSSSTNSTTKIALIAIGSSVVLIIILVGCFMCFFQRKRKNRDDSNLVDEEEGASSELNRIMLATENLDDKYLIGKGAHGKVYKVSLPNPDHVKQEGVVHYAAKKLVFSGSIRKSMVREIETVGRVRHRNLVKLENFWLRKEYGLILYQYMENGSLHDVLQEISPPRNLEWNERYRIAIGVANGLSYLHHDCDPPIVHRDIKPMNILLDLDMEPHISDFGIAKLLLLDHDQSTAPIQSNAVLSTIGYIAPENAFSINNFSTKSDVYSFGVVLLELITRKKLHGISHHFASCVGRHHDCCRRLGGVEESSFPQSRQRDFGPHY, translated from the exons ATGCTACCATGTTGTCTTCATTTTGG TTTTCGTGGCGAAATTCCTACCGATCTTAGCAACTGCAGATCCCTGGTGAACCTAAGTCTGTTGGAGAATCAACTTCAGGGGGAAATTCCTAGTGGATTCGGAAACCTGCAAAATTTACGCAATTTCTTCTTATATTCAAATAGATTAACAGGTCAATTACCCACAAACTTCTGGAAGATTCCCAGCCTTGAAAATGTTCTAGTTTACAACAATTACCTTTCAG GTGAAATTCCTCCAAATCTTTGTTTGAACAAGCAGTTGAAGAGGTTGAATATGGGTTTTAACTTTCTTCAAGGCAGCATACCTCCAGATGTAGGACTCTGTTCTAGCCTGACCAGACTTATACTCAAAGAAAACAACCTTTCTGGAGTTGTTCCATTTTTCGTGGAAAACAAAAACCTTTTATACATGAATCTTGGTGGTAATAGCTTGTCGGGCATGATTCCTTCCAGCTTGGGGAACTTATCTGGCATTACAGAGATTGATTTTTCAATGAACAAGTTGACGGGTGTTGTGTCATCTGAATTATTTGGAAACATGGTTAATCTTGGAAGATTGAATATTTCTTACAATCGGTTGGAAGGTTTGTTGCCATCTTATCAACTGTCAAACTGTACTGAATTGTTTGACCTTGATTTGAGTTACAATCTTTTCAATGGCTCTATACCCTCTTTTGCTTTTAGAAGCTTGAAGAAGTTGTCGACACTGAATCTCAATGGTAACAAACTAGTTGGAGGTCTTCCTgcttttttgttatttgaaattgattccCTTTTAAATCTGCAGTTGGGCGGGAATATGTTGGGTGGGAGCTTTCCTTCGTACGAAATGGAAGCAACACAACATCATTTGAAAAGACTAAATGTTAGCTGGAATGGTATGACAAGTGAGATTAAGGAACTAGGAAGATTGAGTGAATTGGAGGAGTTGGACATATCTCACAACAGTTTGACAGGAACTTTGTCTTACATTGGTGGAACCGGGCCCAAGTTAGTTAAACTGAATGTTTCTTACAACCATTTCAGTGGCCAGATACCCGAAACATTGTTGAAGGTTCCCAATTCATTCCCTTATTCTTTTGTTGGGAATTCAGGTCTTTGTTTGATATGTCTTCTTCCTACAATCAACAACTCAAGTTGCCATGAAAATCCCATATTAAAGTCTTGCAGCCAGAAAACACCTTCTTCTTCTACTAATAGTACTACTAAAATTGCTTTGATAGCTATTGGATCGTCAGTTGTTCTCATCATCATCCTTGTAGGATGTTTCATGTGTTTCTTtcagaggaagaggaagaaccgaGATGATAGTAACTTGGTAGATGAAGAAGAGGGTGCATCCTCTGAACTGAATAGAATAATGTTAGCTACTGAGAATCTGGATGATAAATACTTGATTGGAAAAGGCGCTCATGGAAAGGTATATAAAGTTTCCCTCCCAAATCCAGATCATGTTAAACAAGAGGGTGTGGTGCATTATGCTGCAAAGAAGCTGGTTTTTTCAGGATCAATAAGAAAAAGTATGGTGAGGGAGATCGAGACAGTTGGGAGGGTGAGGCATAGAAACCTCGTGAAGTTGGAAAATTTCTGGTTGAGAAAGGAATACGGTTTGATCTTATACCAATATATGGAAAACGGAAGCCTTCATGATGTGCTCCAAGAGATAAGTCCACCTCGGAACTTGGAGTGGAATGAACGTTATAGAATTGCAATTGGAGTAGCTAATGGATTGTCGTATCTTCACCACGATTGTGATCCTCCGATAGTGCATAGGGATATCAAACCAATGAATATATTGTTGGATTTGGACATGGAGCCTCATATATCTGATTTTGGCATAGCcaagcttcttcttcttgatcatGATCAATCCACAGCCCCAATTCAATCCAATGCAGTTCTAAGCACAATTGGCTATATAGCACCAG AAAATGCATTTAGCATCAACAACTTTAGCACAAAATCAGATGTGTATAGTTTTGGAGTGGTCTTATTGGAGTTGATAACAAGAAAGAAG CTTCATGGTATTTCCCATCATTTTGCAAGTTGTGTGGGGCGTCATCACGACTGTTGCAGACGGTTGGGCGGTGTGGAGGAAAGCTCCTTTCCACAATCGCGGCAACGTGACTTTGGGCCTCATTATTGA
- the LOC124927609 gene encoding uncharacterized protein LOC124927609 isoform X3: MKTFAGTPGTTTSLIIRLSQLLLGIALSVVYSIAMNPVQFEMFSFMVFPIILQVVWGVITTVADGWAVWRKAPFHNRGNVTLGLIIDWGTLLLSLAAAAISSDMLDLYIHDRGNKKEDVRMFQAYIVLTFLAWIPTAISSLILLWILPALTISHPVVHPVVGPILADDVGPAPRMTDIQGMPGTKGGLVLRLIQLVLAGISLCVIVTTRNFPMDITSFRYFMVSVVIECTWTLCMAMVDIYALSVGHRLLNRVMMTLFTIGDGVTSILLFAASSGCAGVIYFIQHELDRSSENRCTPFTYAVGLALTSWFFLFLSFFDSTTRKDEKIMDAACMRSSSEWNRFGDSSIVAVLKVTVMEENGDEVMMTVRLYGPNTESREGTASEYGLTSI, encoded by the exons ATGAAAACATTTGCAGGTACCCCGGGAACGACAACATCGTTGATCATAAGGCTATCCCAACTATTGTTGGGTATAGCCTTATCAGTGGTGTACAGCATAGCGATGAACCCAGTGCAGTTTGAAATGttcag CTTCATGGTATTTCCCATCATTTTGCAAGTTGTGTGGGGCGTCATCACGACTGTTGCAGACGGTTGGGCGGTGTGGAGGAAAGCTCCTTTCCACAATCGCGGCAACGTGACTTTGGGCCTCATTATTGATTGG GGGACATTACTGTTATCGCTCGCAGCGGCTGCCATATCGTCCGACATGCTGGACCTTTACATCCATGACCGCGGTAATAAGAAGGAGGATGTAAGGATGTTCCAGGCCTACATTGTCTTGACGTTTTTGGCATGGATTCCGACCGCCATCTCCTCTCTCATTCTGCTGTGGATATTACCAg CGTTGACCATTAGCCATCCAGTCGTGCACCCTGTGGTGGGACCTATACTGGCTGATGATGTGGGACCTGCGCCGAGGATGACCGACATACAGGGTATGCCTGGAACAAAAGGCGGCCTTGTTCTTCGCCTGATTCAGCTTGTCTTGGCGGGTATCTCCCTATGTGTCATCGTCACGACACGGAATTTTCCCATGGACATCACTTCATTCAG ATACTTTATGGTATCTGTCGTCATCGAGTGCACATGGACCCTTTGCATGGCCATGGTGGATATTTATGCCTTGTCGGTCGGGCATAGACTGCTGAATCGCGTTATGATGACATTGTTCACGATCGGTGATGGG GTGACATCGATTCTTCTCTTTGCAGCATCATCCGGGTGCGCTGGAGTGATATACTTTATCCAGCACGAGCTTGATCGGTCTTCGGAGAATCGATGTACACCATTCACGTATGCCGTTGGTCTTGCTTTGACCAGTTGGTTCTTcttgtttttatcattttttg ATTCGACTACGAGAAAAGATGAAAAGATCATGGACGCCGCATGCATGCGAAGCTCAAGCGAATGGAATAGGTTCGGAGATTCTTCTATTGTTGCAGTGTTGAAAGTGACTGTGATGGAGGAAAATGGAGATGAAGTAATGATGACAGTTAGATTGTATGGCCCTAACACAGAATCGCGAGAGGGAACTGCTAGTGAGTATGGCTTGACCTCCATTTGA